The sequence below is a genomic window from Paroedura picta isolate Pp20150507F chromosome 12, Ppicta_v3.0, whole genome shotgun sequence.
ATAGGCCACTTTTCCCTCGTGGCTGCTTGGGCCTCTCCCAGGGATATAACCACAGTGACCTtacttaggaaattcctggaattgCCTTGCTTGTCCTGAAATTCAGAGCAAAACTAAAAGATACATGCCTGAATTGGAGGAAGTTGTTGTGATCTAGCTGTTTCTGGGAACCCAGAGTAGTTGCTGAACTTGATAGTTGAAGAATGGAACTGTGGGCAGTGTGGACCCCCTGCTACCCAAGGACTGGAAGCTATATTGGACCTGTTGAGCTGTATTCCATCTGGTGGCCATATCCTGTAGACCAGCTGGGTACCATAAGATCAATATCCTTTGGTGTCCTGAAGTGTCTTTTGGTGAAGGTGTGGACAGTGTCCTTTCTGTTCTGTCTTTGTTGCAAGTATAGATGTGAAGGGCCAAAGAAAAAATCAGTGTTCTTCTTTGGGATGAGTGAAGCTTTTTTAAAGACATTGTTTTAGTCACTCCACATGTGTAGCATGAAGGTTTCCATGTAAGACAGTCAACAGCTTTAGGGAATAGTAGCTTGTTTATACTTTAGATGTGTTCTACAAAGGGGTTTTACATGTACAGGGGCTGCTGCCTTAATTGAGAGAAGCGTATGAGGCTTTTTCCCCTGTGAGGTGCTGCCTTGGTAGCGTAGGGCAGCTGTTCCCAACCCTCAatccagggactgggaccggttGGGGAACATTGGCATAGGGAACAGTGGCTTGCAGCATTCTCTTGCCTTCCTGCTGGCTTTTACGgttttgcttgtagaaaacttAAGGTATTTATACTTTCTCATTCCTTAAATAAGctaaatacaattttattttttaactaaGTTATAAGAAAGTATTCCTTATCTTTCATGTCCCAGTGTTTTCCATGGCTTCACTGTTTCTGGAAATGTTGTGTGTCCCGTCACATTGTTTTTCATTTCACTCCTAAGTGATGCTGTAACAAAAGAAGTGAGAGCCGCTCATGTTGAGTTAGTATTGTCAAACATCTGGACTCCTATCAAATTCAGTTTTCTTATACCCGTTCAGTAAACAGACCGTCTCTCTTCTCTTCAGGTACCACCTTCTTAAGCTTCTTCAAAAGTTTGGCAAGGTGAAGCAATTTGATTTTCTCTTCCACAAGTCAGGCGCTTTGGAGGGTCAGCCCAGGGGCTACTGCTTTGTGAACTTTGAAACTAAGCCGGTaagatttggaagggggggacgGGTCTTTTCAAGCTCTTGGCTAATTTGTTGTCTTTTTCTGCTGGCCAGAGTTCCATAAAATGCCCACAGTAGCATCCTGACTGATGGGGTAGCTGCTGAGTGAACAAAGGATCTGgttgtcaataataataataataataataataataataataataataataaatgctgggTCAAAAATGCTGAAGCTAATCAAAACGATGGCAATTTTTTAGACAGAAAGCGTTCTCTTTTCCATCCCACCACCCACAAGGAAGCCAATAGGAAGTGAAGGAACTGGGCATTTTGATGTGGTGGTCTTTTCTGACTCCACACCAATCTGCCTTGCTGGATGCTAGCAGAGGTCTTCCTTAAAGGAAGCATAAATCTGTAGCTTCCCTCCTGGCCCATTCCCAGGGGAGGTGGTATCAAATTACAGGGTTCAGGAAGGAATAGCTACTGCGTCATCCACTTAGGTCTGTCCAATGTTcaagaaaaatgccctgtccatGTGTGTCTGGAGCTTGCAGCACAGCTGGCAAATTGCATGCTATAGGTGCGTTCTGTGGATGGCTTGCCAGTATATGAGCCCATCATCTGAACTGCAGGCTCCTATGGctatttttactgttttgtaaAAAGTTAATATTAACCACAGAAATCAAAGGACAGAGGAGCCTTCATTCCTTgagaagaaattaattttttgatatttttttctCACACAGGAAGCTGAGCAAGCAATCCAGTGCCTTAATGGCAAATTGGCCCTGTCCAAAAAACTGGTAGTACGGTGGGCCCACGCCCAGGTCAAGGTGAGTGGAACTTGGAGTCTCCTTGCTCCTTATAGCAAGCAGCCTGAGTAAGCTTATTGTTGTTCCAACTCCAGAGGGGCCAGCAGCGAGCTCATAAACTCACACTTGGTGTTCCACTTTGTTGTTCAAGGGCTCAATCAATTTTTTCTTCCATTCTTGCAAAGTAATTTTTCTGTTCCTgcctttttcccctccctcttccagaGATACGATCAGAGTAAGAATGAAAAGATTTTACCCATCAGTCTGGAGCCCTCATCCAGCACAGAGCCAGCCCAGTCCAACTTGAGGTAAGACCCTTCCCCTTAGTTGATAATCGCAGTTTGTTGTCCCAACCAGAGAGCAGCAATGTCCTTTATCCCCCACCCCATGCATGGTGAGAGACACAAGGGCCTCCCCCACAGTGTATCTCTAATCTTCAGAATCCCCTTTAGAAGTTGCAGGAAGGGGGAGAGCataatttcttctgctgctttgtaATGACTAAAGTGGTTCTGAGGAGCAGGAAGTTTTCGAAGAGCTTGAACCAGTCCCTCCCCTAACTCAAACTGATCCCACAGCTTGAGATCAACACTTTGGTGGGCATTTAACTTTTTGgtgggcatttaaatggatctccCCTTAAATGCCCAGGGAGCTAAAAATATTcagctttcccaaatattttctgaatcccCATAGTATACCGATATTGGGATTGGGGATATTGGGACATATCAATACTTTTGGGTCCAATATACCTGGAGTTGAAAAATAGTGATTTTGTTTTGTGCATGCCTAAACAGGACTTTTGTGTCCTTAGTGATATTTCTGGTCTCTTAAAAACCTCGGACAGGCAACTTTCTCCATATATGTTctctttcctgcttcttctgaAATCCCCAGTGGTTTCAACAGCAGTTTGCCATGCAGTATCAGAAATTTGTGACTGGTGGGGGAGTTGTTGTTCAAGAAACACAAGCCTAAAGCTGTCCTGGTCGCGGAGCCCTTTGAATCTGGGCCACCACGTGGCTTGATTTTGGTTGTAAATTCGCTTGGGGGAAGCTTAGTTTTTAAAGCAAACGTCTCTCGTCTCCTCCGCAGTGTTAGTGCGAAGATCAAAGCCATTGAAGCCAAGCTGAAAATGATGGCAGAGAACCCAGATGCAGAGTTCCCCCCAGTGGCTGCTTATTCCTATTTCAAGCCGCCTGATAAGAAACGGACTGCTCCATACTCCAGGGCAGCCTGGAAGTCAAAGAGATGATCTTGCTGAAACGGAAGCTTCCCCCCACTCAGTGACCAACGTTGTATATATTGCTAACTCGGAAGATCAGTGGACTGCCTGACGGAGAGTGCATTGCCCTTGGCCTGGCTATCTCACCCCATGACGTGTGGACGTGAACCTTCTCAGTGGTGGGGAGGAAGCCGAACAAAATACGATGCCGTCCCAAAAGCCGTGAAGAACATCTTAAAAgagaaccctgagtttgtttccaGTAGTAATACGCGAACAATTACCCACATCAGTCTGACCCTATAAAGTACAAAAATGTTATTGTCAATGGAATTCTTAACTGCTTGACTTAGTTCTTTTTTCCTAGCCAGAAAATACTATAGCTGTTATTAGTCAGCATAGAAAACAgatttgtgttaaaaaaaaaaccctctaataacccccccccactccaaaaatacacacacacacaaaccgcCCAAACAGAATAGGGGGGCAATTTGTTCAGAAATAGCACCAGTAACCAAATTGGCTGGCCAGGTTGCTTCTGTTTCCTCTTGACTGTTGTTAAAACAAGCCTGAACTCTGAAATTGGGGTTGGCTCTCTATTGCTTCTTCTGCCCAGTTAACTGCACTTGGACATATGTATCAATACGTTCTTTTTACATGATTGTACAGGAATAAACTATATTCAGGACTGCCTATGTAGCTGTTTTTAAATGGCATCTTCTTGTAATGTATTTTATCGCTTTATTTTTTATACTTCTTTTCAACAAGTAGCCCCTGCTGGAGAGAAAAGGGTTCTTTATAAATGTAGACTTTTCACTTAATATCCCTCTCTCCTGATTTTGTGTCCTGAGGGGGTTTTTTTCAAGCTACCCACTCATATTACTAAGCAGATCCAAGCCCCACTTAGCAATATTTCCTGACCCATTTCTAGGGCCCTCAGCCAGATGTTTGCATTCTGATGTGGGTTACCTGGAAAAAGGTCCAACAACTCACAAAACAATGTGAATGCGGGGTGCATCATAGAGAACCCTTGGATATACATTCAAATGGAATTTAGAGCAAGCTCACTGAAAGTTAAGCATTGTAGAAAACCATCTGCGGAATCCCAGGATGTCTTTGGTGAGTTTTGAGTGACAGTTGGCTTGGAGCAGTTTCTGTTCTGCAGGGGGAAAGTGCTGGGAGCCACCCCATTAGTTTGTTTGGACAGCGAAAGGCTTACTTATGAGAAGCTGTCTTCCCGTAGCATTACCTGCCCTGAAttaaccaggaagggcaggctataaaaataaaattatgcatcTCCAAGATAAGGTATTGCTTTGCAATTCCACTTGCAAATTCACCTTTCTGTTTTTTGTTGAGCAGAGGTTGTGAAAGGCAGCCCTTCAGTTCTCTACTTCTCTCACTTTCACACAATGGAGCATTTTGTACACTGGGCTGCTTCCTCTGTGCAGTTTGGATTTTTGTTAGGTCACACATTTATATCGGTGACCTGTATCTACTCACAATCTACTCTTTGACCCGTATATGTCTTTCAAAGGGACTCCTAGTCCTGATTTCAGTCAGGGTAGCTCCTGAATTTTTATTATGTACTGTGCTATTTGGGTGGCTGTATTTAACATTTCTGTGATTGGCTGATATCTGTAACAGCTTTCGCTCTCAGTATTTGAGCAGAGGCCTGGGTAGAGACTCTCCAGCCTTCACTTCCTGTCTgcaggccaatcaggacacacgcAGTGCATCCTGATTGACCTGGCCCTGTGGGCACCCGCCCCCAACGGCCCAGCAAGGGGCAGTCTGTTGcaatcgctgccagtctgcccctaacCACTGCTGGGAGAGTTCAGTACGGCTGCTGGGGGGCAAGGggaacagaggtttggacaggccatgccagccctttttgccccaggaATGTCCTGACTGTCATATCCagcaacttccctcactttgcctcagacctcggacagagctggcaggtggctggtgagtgcgctccctccttccttcaggtcttctgtgaaggagcctctaacaacTTTCTCCTACCTAaccactggctgacagggaggccacagaaaagccccttatcacttaaaatactgctctggctgtccttgctgctggagggaagaaacagccaagccatgtgcatttcttcttcatgactctctgtagatttgaggcctacttcacagggttattgtgcagacgAAAtgggatgctgttgcggaggtttcatctgcacaacaactctgtgcagaaggcctcaagtgtttcaactccacagcaacctgtgtgggagaccttaaatgtttttctccacaacaaccctgtacaaacTCCAAAGCAGACCTTTCTGCctgggagctgatttttatattctgctgatgagcggtaattccaggagctctccaggccccacctggaggttggctacccctggtctggaaatattcctggaggtttggaagtgggacttcaaaatggcacagtgcctcagagtccagcctccaaagtagccatttttgcctgcagagctgatcattataatctagagatgagcagtgatagtTGAGAATGATGGAagaggcacagacagacagactgaacaGCAttggtcctgcgagtctggaaagtccaggaagatctaaataaagaatatttacagcctgaaactgtaaatagtgaacaagtaaacggctggagagacatgggaactgaagtgagttTTTTTCAAGCGTGGCCTGGTAAATGAAAagcagtatttgccaggaaggtcctatgaaatcaaaggcataagtggcccagaatttcaagtggagttagctttacaggaataTAGACAGTATGACTTTGGgcggaactaggtgatccacttttattaggcaacgacttggctttgcagacaacaacGGGGACTGCAGTTttcagcagtaggcctcaggcttcagaagggcagatatcaccagccaagcaacagactgctaGCCAAGGGGGGCCTgcggccacatgcattcctttagaAGGGCGGCATATGAGGGGAGAaggctttcccttcagcctaactgcctggagatgaactgtacttACAGTAGAttctcagactccacctggaggctggcatccctaaacctcagtgggatacaatcctacacagtcacccctccaaagcaggcgtttttgcctggggagctgatctttatagtctggagataagcagcaattccaggagatctccaggccccacctggaggttggctgtccctggtctgaacatattcttgaagtttggaagtggggcctcaaaagtgtgtaatgcccctgcagccacctagcaccctctgacctatttcaggtcaaaaaagcattgcagagaggaggtaaggttgccagtttgatgcaggttcatgttctggaattccacactacctaagtgtgcataaacctgactgaggtcaagactgctgtgcatagagagaccttctcttagggttgccagctccatgtgaggctctctacccccaccttcttcatggggagtctgctatggggagaggaaggaactgctttgaggcacctgaggcctgctgggtgactgtggcccattcccagttctctcagacctctcagagCCCCACATCCctcgcaggttgtctgttgtggggagatgaagggggaaaggtatttgtaaactgctttgagactcctttgggtagtaaacagcagggtacaaaaatccagctcttctaaggagcaactgtgaaagaagcatgtggacacataacattttatggagacagatggagcaaaGCGGACactgtactgtgactatcccatgtggatcagggcagggggacatttcagtgtctatggcctaattcacacaggaAGAGAAATGATGATGAACGCAGAACTGACAGTaattagttgccatgtaatctccccctaagaagagtctcctgtctgattttcccttcacatatctgaacgCATGGCTCTGCAAAGCTCATccataaccactatgccacaattcccaaagatcagtcctctcccacattcaacgaaCATTTCcagacacccatctctccacacccatgccaccacaacctcccacacaacacacacattcaaccccatgcccttacagactggacgactcctccccttcctcttcccacccccaagctctagcgcctgttgtattcctgggtacgacgagctttgcccctagttcttaATATTGTATTTAGACAAAAGGAAGACTTAGTCCCCTGGCCTAGTGGTCTGGCTTATGTTCAGGTGCAATTTATTTCTATGTACAGTCATTTTAAAGCTGTCtgcaactggggggaggggtgtagtcTTAAATTCATTTTTAGTAAGTATGGAAGCTTTGCATAAGTACGGACAACTACTtagattttctttttctgctaACGGGGTGTGGAATTCATAATGAACAAGCATCTCTGGCTCTGTTCCTTAGCCTTGTAGTAGGACTGTGAGAGGGGGCAGTAGGAATGTTGAGGCTGGGACGAAACCCAAAaattttcctttggatgctgcttaCATTACAGACTCAGTTGGCTCTCAGAAGGGTTGTGTGTGAAAATCCATAGAAGTTATGACTTTGACATTCTTCCATGCTCTAAAATCCATTCCTCTGTGAGCCTGTGCTCCCAGCAGGCAAAGCCAAACCCTTCCGCCAAAACTGCAACCATTCTCTGCTCAGTGATCGCGGAGGACGGATGAGATCCTGGTTGCATACTCTGGACGATGTGGGAGTGGACTGCTGAAAGCTGATGTAGAGCGGGCCAGAAGATGATCATGTGTGCAATGGCCCTGTGCttcatggaggaggggaggggctgggctgcAACACAGCTAAGATGCAGGAAACAATTAGTGAAACTCAGCCGCCCTCTGTCTCCCAAGACTATTTGTATGCCAGTTTTCAAAAAATGGATAGTTGAAGAGGAAAGAGTCACACAAGAAACTTCTGTTCCTTGTAGATCCAATTCTGTGCTTGGGATTAATTATGCTGGTCAAATGGTGCATAAATAGTCTGTCCCTATCCTCTCTTCTTTCTACCTCTTACATTAGAAAGCTCAGGCCCTTAAAGTTGTGCAtcctgatgtccgtggactacaattcccatgagcccctgccagcgtttgctggcaggggctcatgggaattgtagtccatggacatctggaggaccacaggttgactacccctgccctagagagccacaCTGGCTGCCAGCATGAAAGGCAGCTTCAGAGGTCTTACAAGCCATTCTGCCATTAGCTGGAGAAATACGGATGGAGGGCCTGTTTTGCATGCTGAAGATGCCAGGTTCACACCCTGGCAGCTCTTGCCTAACAGCTGCTTTCAGTGGACTAGATTCCATAAGAGACTGACTGGGTAGACAAAGTAACTCCACATCAATTCTTCTTGAAGGATGAATGTGCTGCTGATTGGTCTCTGTTTCCTTCTCAGCACCAGCCCAATGGGCCTGGGCCACATTTGCAAAAGGGGAGGCCATTTCCTTTTAGATTGGACGTCAGACTCAGGAACTGTGACCTCCTCACAAGGTTTCATTTTCTCATGTGACTTTGCCCCAGTGGATGCAGGGAGAAGCACCCACCTACCTCTGGCTGAAAAGCTACTTCAGTGACTGACTCCTTCCACACAGGGACAATTCCTCATTCTGTACTCCTTGCGGCTGCAAATGCACCTGAGAATCCACCCTGGGGCATGTACCTTGTTTTCCTTGATATCCCATTGTGtctcttctccctctttccccttcaCTTCTGCTGAacattttgcttgtgtgtgtgtgttttttaagcagTTGTAGCTGAATTGCTACAATGGTGTAGCAACTATCAATTTTTCttttgaaatctaaaaaaaagtccctctgtgtgtgagtgtgtgtgtgtgtgagagagagagagagagagagatcccaaGAGAATAAAATGAATGAAGAGCCAATAGTACCTTTTTGGCAAAGAAAATTTAGAAATCTGTACTTTTCCACACAGCTAGCAAACCTGTTTTCACTCCAGTTTGCTCGGATTGAGGAGGTTGTAGAGGTCAGGGAAAGGATGAGTCATGCTCAACTGGGGGAAGAGGGTATGAGGATGGTTGCACTCTATGTGGATGTAGCCAGcccctaactcaggggtagtcaaactgcggccctccagatgtccatggactacaattcccaggagcccttgccagcattcgctggcgaatgctggcaaggactcctgggaattgtagtccatggacatctggagggccgcagttggactacccctgccctaactggACTTTTGAAAGTGGGGCATGCTAACAGGCTAAAGGAAAAAGAGGACATTTGTTCTTGTCTTGCCATGCTAAGATAGTCTTGTGTAGACACTTTGTGCATGGGATAGTTTCAGAATTAGTCCAAGTCTTAGGAGGATAATCAAAACAGGGCCACATCCTTTCTGTGAACCAACCAGATCAGGTGTACGCTTGTTtctgtgtaacccgccatgagtccatggagagcGGCGAGATATAAAtcaaagatataaataaatataaataaataaatatattgaaccTGCACAACATTTGTCTCAAAATGTGGCATCCAGAATATTTCTAATTTTATTTTGCGTTTAAAATAAACTTTCTAATTCTGAAAGGTGCATGGATATCCTTTGAAACTACATGGGTGAAAATAGTCAGCTTGCTCATATTGTTTGAGGGAAATGTCTCAGCATGCCTCATagcatgaacacaggaagctgtcttgtactgaatcagagagccagtttggtgtggtggttaggagtacggacttctaatctggcgagccaggtttgattccccgctcttcctccatatgcagctagctgggtgaccttgggctcaccacagcactgataaaactgttctgaccgagcagtgatatcagggctctctcagcctcacccaccccacagggtgtctgttgtggggagaggaaagggaaggcgactgtaagcctcttcaagcctccttcgggtagggaaaagtggcatataagaaccaactcttcttcttcttcttcttcttcttcttcttcttcttcttcttcttcttcttcttcttccaccacggCTCCACCAGatgcagactggcagctgctctccatggtTTCAGGCTGAGAGCGTTCACATCACCCACGCCCTGGTATGTAAACTGCCGCAAAATCAAAGGTTCAGCCTGCCTGGAGCAGTTTACAATGATACTGACAATGCAAGGGAGGAACACCCAGGTGTGTGCCCCTGTTGCATCCCTATACACACGACACCTCTTTGCACGATTCTCTGCAGGACCTAGGTGCCAAAATATATGCAGACAGAGCAAATCTTTCGGTGTGTGTTTCAGTGCATGAATTCAAAGGGACTGATTCCCTTTCCCCGGGTAGCCTTCTAGTGGAAGGTAAGGGTTCTGGGTCTTCTGTGATTCTGCTCCCCTCCACCCCTTGGAGAGTACAGGGACTCTGCCCTTCTGGGTctgcagggaaggaaagggctgAAAGCCTTGCAGACCTCCGTGCCTCTGGAAATATGCCTTGCGAATATCCGACTCAGACGCCCCAGTGATTCATCTCCAAGACAGAAAGAGCTGGGGTTTAGGCTACTTTAGGTAGCACCAAGAGCTGCTGCTGAGAAAGCACTCTGCATGTCCTCAGagactctctccttcccacccttctGACAGACTCTGGACCAAGCCCGGTGGAAGCGGGTTCGGCGCTCCTCGGCCCTCCTTCACTCTCCCCGCCCCGTCTAgatgcagggaaggaaggaaggaaggaaggaggaacttgcagggctggggggggggggggcgtcccagGCAAAGCCCTCCGTCTCCAGGCAGCCGCCTCGTCGGAGTCCCGTCTGGACGGCCGCCGCGCAAGGGAACCGCCGCGCTCAGTGCTCGCCTGTCCATGTTCTGGAAGACGGAGCCGGCCGCCTCTCTGCCCGAGGGCCAACAGCCGCCAACCAAGGTGAGGCGGGGCGGGAGCTGTCCATGAACAGGGGGTGGGCTGTCGTCCGCCTGCCCGCCCTGGGCACATTCTGCCGGCcgtggagaagggagagggggcaggaggggcttTCGTGGgggcgttggggggggggagtaaaatgcTGGAGGTGGAGTAGGACCGGCCCGATCCTCCAAGCAGGATGGGGTCAGTTGGCCTTCTCTTCACTATCAtaactggaaggggagggggagagaatggcaCCCCCTCCTGTCGGGACAAAGATCTGAGGAAGACTTTCGGAGGGCTCTTGGGGGCGGCCCTCTCTGGGCCCCCATCCCCCAAATGAAGCTGTCAATTTGCCTActccattgctggggggggggggctagacagAAGCCTCGCTTTTTCTCCTTGCAAGATGTCCtgctcttgggggtggggggacactcCTGGCAGGCTGTAtgtctgtgggggagggggtgtggtgtTCAAAGATGCCTTCGTTTGCTGctgtccaatttttttttggggggggggttgctgtcgTCCTGTATCGCTGATTCTTAGCtaggggtctgtgtgtgtgtgtaggaggggGGGTTAACCAGGAGATGCTTTTCCAGACAAGAagacttgccccccctcccccgccgatTTTACTGCCCTCGGGGGATCGTTTTCGGTTTTGCCTGTGCAGGGAGGATGGGTGATGCAGCAATTAGGgggactggtgtgtgtgtgtgtgggaggggggggaatgcctgGAAGAAGTTTTGAGCAAGGGGTTGGTTCTCCTTCGCTcatttgatttgggggggggggtctccaccaAGAgctggttgtgggggggggggaaggaggagaaagtgccgcgggaggggggagggggaggttggtaGCTGCTAATTGCTGCCGCTGGCGGCCCAACCGACGGCAGCTGATTGACAGGCGGCGCCTCTCCGGCCGGGCAGCGGGGCTAATTGCAGGTGCTTCGGGGCGGCGACGTCGGAGGAGGCGgacgaagcggcggcggcggcggctctggcAGGGCGCATCCGCGCGAGTGCCTGGAGAGCCGCTTCCcaagccaccccctcctcccctgcgCCCCCCTCCGCCGCTACCTTCCGCggctccgttttttttttttttttttgatcgaCGCCGTTTCTATGGCCACTACAAAGTTGGGGTTTATTGTTTGGACGCGGCTTATATAGGGGGGGCTGGAGCCCCGCAGATAGAGCCCTGCGCGGCTGTCAGCGCTGCAGCCTCCGGTCCCTGGCTGTCCGGCTCCTCTGCTGCCGCGGCAAATGGTAAGCCTTAGACGGGGAGGACGGGTCTGGGCAcgggaggaggactggggaagttGAAGCTGCCCGTAGGGACCCCCTCCCCGCTCAGTCGCCCCGTCTGGGTAACCCACAAAGGAGCCtccccctgccagctccgggtcCCCCACCTACCCACTCCCGCTCCCTCCTGGGGTGACC
It includes:
- the RBM18 gene encoding putative RNA-binding protein 18 isoform X2; translated protein: MAAAVPPMQSLRLENASILSEGALQDGHRLWIGNLDPKITEYHLLKLLQKFGKVKQFDFLFHKSGALEGQPRGYCFVNFETKPEAEQAIQCLNGKLALSKKLVVRWAHAQVKRYDQSKNEKILPISLEPSSSTEPAQSNLSVSAKIKAIEAKLKMMAENPDAEFPPVAAYSYFKPPDKKRTAPYSRAAWKSKR
- the RBM18 gene encoding putative RNA-binding protein 18 isoform X1 codes for the protein MPVRMAAAVPPMQSLRLENASILSEGALQDGHRLWIGNLDPKITEYHLLKLLQKFGKVKQFDFLFHKSGALEGQPRGYCFVNFETKPEAEQAIQCLNGKLALSKKLVVRWAHAQVKRYDQSKNEKILPISLEPSSSTEPAQSNLSVSAKIKAIEAKLKMMAENPDAEFPPVAAYSYFKPPDKKRTAPYSRAAWKSKR